GCCAGGACCGTGAGCATCGAGACTGGCCCTGATTGCTGCCTCCGTGTCTCCGGCCACCAGGTACTGGCGACGGGTCACGCGCTCATTTAGCCGGACTCGCTCTATCGAGGAGCGGTCTTCGAGGACGACCTCCTCTCGCGGCGCGGACAGGCCGCTAGCGGGTCGTGGAGGCTCATGCTCGAGACGGCATGAGGCAAGGAGGACAGCGAGGATCACAGCCAGCAGAAACCTGGAGCCCATCGATCTCTTATCGGCCAGCGGTCGGTCAGCTACGCAGGTTTAGACCAGCTGGTAGATCCAGGGGTGAATGCGGCCATCCTGGATCTCGAGAAAGGCTATGGTGCCCAGGCGGCGCTCGAGATTCCGCGGGTAGACCGGGCTGCCCGAATTCACGCAGAGGACGCCCTTGTGCACGCGAATGTCGGCGACGTGCGTGTGTCCATGGACGACGACATGCACGGGCCCGCCGAAGTAGCGCTCCATCATCTTGTCGATCGTCCGGTAGGGCGGCCACTCCGGCAAGGCGAAGTCGTGCGTGAGGCCGATCTTGAAGCCCTCGATCTCCAGCACCTGGTCCGCCTTCAGCCGGGGGTGGTCGGGCTGGTAAGGCCTGCCTCCGCCGCCGTCGTCACCGTTTCCGCGACAGCCGTACACGGGCACGCCAACGCGGTCCTCGAGCCAGTCGAGCACGCGGACGTCGTGCATGTCGCCGGCGTGAAGGATCATGTCCACTCTGGGTTGCTCCGGATTCACGCCGAGGAAGGCCTCGTAGACCTGAGGCCAGAGCTCTCGCCCCGCTTCCGGGACGTGGGTGTCAGAGATGAGGCCAATGAGCATGGCCGTATGTTAGCAGCGGAGGAGGCCGCGGCGCAGCCCAACTCGATACCTCAGTCCCGCCTCGCGGGTCGCTGCTGACACCTGACAGTTCGATTGACCCTTACAGGTGCGCCTCGCATGATCGGACAGCTGTAAATCGGGACAGACGAAGGGCAGGGCAAGGGACATGCAACTGGACCAGGTAAGAAAGATCGGCGTGCTTGGCGGCGGGGTGATGGGTGGAGGCATCGGCCAAGTGATGGCCATCGCCGGCTACCAGGTCATCATCCGCGACCTGACGCAGGACATTCTGGACAAGACACGCAACACCATCATCGATACGCGCTTCGGCCTGAAGAGGGCGGTCGAACTGGGCAAGCTGCCATCGTCGCAGCTCGAGGCAGTAGT
This genomic window from Dehalococcoidia bacterium contains:
- a CDS encoding metallophosphoesterase family protein — translated: MLIGLISDTHVPEAGRELWPQVYEAFLGVNPEQPRVDMILHAGDMHDVRVLDWLEDRVGVPVYGCRGNGDDGGGGRPYQPDHPRLKADQVLEIEGFKIGLTHDFALPEWPPYRTIDKMMERYFGGPVHVVVHGHTHVADIRVHKGVLCVNSGSPVYPRNLERRLGTIAFLEIQDGRIHPWIYQLV